A single window of Streptomyces griseoviridis DNA harbors:
- a CDS encoding menaquinone biosynthetic enzyme MqnA/MqnD family protein, translated as MDNSRTRPRVGHIQFLNCLPLYWGLARTGTLLDFELTKDTPEKLSERLVRGDLDIGPVTLVEFLKNADDLVAFPDIAVGCDGPVMSCVIVSQVPLDRLDGARVALGSTSRTSVRLAQLLLSERFGVEPDYYTCPPDLSLMMQDAEAAVLIGDAALRANLHDGPRYGLAVHDLGTLWKEWTGLPFVFAVWAARRDYLEREPEITRKVHEAFLASRNLSLEEVTKVAEQAARWEAFDESVLEQYFTTLDFRFGATQLAAVQEFARRVGPTTGFPADVTVELLGERG; from the coding sequence GTGGACAATTCTCGCACCCGGCCGCGCGTCGGCCACATCCAGTTCCTGAACTGCCTGCCCCTCTACTGGGGCCTCGCGAGGACGGGCACGCTCCTCGACTTCGAGCTGACCAAGGACACCCCGGAGAAGCTCAGCGAGCGGCTGGTGCGGGGGGACCTCGACATCGGCCCCGTCACGCTGGTCGAGTTCCTGAAGAACGCGGACGACCTGGTCGCCTTCCCTGACATCGCCGTCGGCTGCGACGGCCCCGTCATGTCCTGCGTGATCGTCTCCCAGGTCCCCCTCGACCGCCTCGACGGCGCCAGGGTCGCCCTCGGCTCGACCTCCCGCACCTCGGTCAGGCTCGCCCAGCTCCTGCTGTCGGAACGATTCGGCGTCGAGCCCGACTACTACACGTGCCCGCCCGACCTCAGCCTGATGATGCAGGACGCGGAGGCGGCGGTCCTGATCGGCGACGCGGCGCTCCGCGCCAACCTGCACGACGGACCGCGCTACGGCCTCGCCGTCCACGACCTCGGCACGCTCTGGAAGGAGTGGACGGGACTCCCGTTCGTCTTCGCCGTCTGGGCGGCCCGCCGCGACTACCTCGAACGCGAGCCGGAGATCACCCGCAAGGTCCACGAGGCGTTCCTCGCCTCCCGCAACCTCTCCCTCGAAGAGGTCACCAAGGTCGCCGAACAGGCGGCCCGCTGGGAGGCGTTCGACGAGAGCGTCCTGGAGCAGTACTTCACCACCCTCGACTTCCGCTTCGGAGCCACCCAGTTGGCGGCGGTCCAGGAATTCGCCCGCCGGGTCGGGCCGACGACGGGGTTCCCCGCGGATGTGACGGTGGAGTTGTTGGGGGAGCGGGGGTGA
- a CDS encoding FtsK/SpoIIIE domain-containing protein, protein MRLSLTVVDPLGGASADVVLDADPECTVGDIAQELARNVGAGGGAQVIPLGAHRNSGSGTAPLAYVDGYALDPSATVVGSPLRDGAVVSLHDPAGCVMGEPTGVVEFRVVGGPGAGAVHRLGVGKYDIGAGPAAHLRVDDPELPDRAASLSIAIDGTCTVALHLGKDDEVRFDGEAFEGGEWTLGGQLALGNTLLEIFGYTPPNAALTWSDDGAGLDYNRPPRLRPADRQTHFSLPNPPGDYEARPLPWLMALLPIVGAVVSVLMFGRWYYLIMALMSPVMLFGNYFMDKKHGRKSHAKQLKEYKEHKARIEKDAQEALVTERSDRRQAIPDPAAVLAFGTGPRTRLWERRRTDADHLLLRFGTGRVPSEVELDDPEQDEHKRKVRWYLEDAPVSLSLRDLGVIGIAGPGDSAHALGRWAVAQTAVLHSPMDVQFYVLTDNSADSRWDWVRWLPHSRPGNGQDVNILIGIDSETVAARVGELTQILDARQKALKQGGRKDNGPAFSDPDIVVIWDGSRRLRSMPGVVRLLREGPDVAIRAVCLDEEERFLPGECQAVVVAEPRPSDTGASTTPAAQQVVGGFPSFQAWHPATGQDEEQDRAAPELRLRVEQAGALRKKNVRPDFVSAAWCARLSRALSPLRDISGETEDSALPAASRLLDVLQLEPPTRDAVAARWQLGGQSTMAVIGESYDGPFGIDLRRDGPHGLIAGTTGSGKSELLQTIVAALAVANTPENMTFVLVDYKGGSAFKDCVKLPHTVGMVTDLDAHLVERALESLGAELKRREHILAAADAKDIEDYQDLVRRDPSRPSVPRLLIVIDEFASMVRDLPDFVTGLVNIAQRGRSLGIHLLLATQRPSGVVSPEIRANTNLRIALRVTDAGESTDVIDAPEAGHISKSTPGRAYVRLGHASLVPFQSGRVGGRRPGAADPATLAPWAGPLDWQDLGRAALRKPRSERSEDDEITDLKVLVDAVREANTALGIPAQHSPWLPALDGTLLLDEVPAVRAQGALPAAPFGVEDLPADQARRAVAVDFATFGHLIVAGAPRTGRSQVLRTIAGSLARTNSSADVHLYGIDCGNGALNALTRLPHCGAVVSRNQLERVERLVNRLSGEVGRRQELLADKGYADIGEQRAAVVEDERLPHIVVLLDRWEGWLPTLGEHNHGDLTDQVMAMMREGASVGVHLVITGDRQILAGRISSLTEDKYGLRLADRADFSMLDINSRKVPEEIPPGRAFRNESAAETQFALLSEDTTGQGQAAALDSIGVAAAARDSGVPRGRRPFRVDVLPNRISFDDAWAMRDPATAASPLWALVGVGGDELTAFGPDLGQGVPAFVIGGPAKSGRSTTLLSFARSYLAQGVRLIVAAPRQSPVRELDGVDGVLKVFTGRDVDEDELEELIGSATPAEPIVVLVDDAEVLDDCDAEDVFKRIVERGAEEGLAVVIAGDEDEICDGFSGWQVDAKKARRGILLSPQESGSGELIGIRTNRSMVGGPINPGKGMLHLGSGEHITVTTPM, encoded by the coding sequence GTGCGCCTGAGTCTGACGGTCGTCGATCCGCTCGGCGGAGCCAGCGCCGACGTGGTGCTCGACGCCGACCCGGAGTGCACGGTCGGCGACATCGCACAGGAGTTGGCGCGGAACGTCGGCGCGGGAGGCGGCGCTCAGGTCATTCCGCTCGGGGCACACCGCAACTCCGGCTCGGGCACAGCTCCGCTCGCCTATGTCGACGGCTACGCCCTGGACCCCTCGGCCACCGTCGTCGGATCGCCGCTGCGCGACGGGGCCGTCGTCAGCCTGCACGATCCGGCCGGCTGCGTCATGGGCGAACCCACCGGCGTCGTGGAGTTCCGGGTGGTCGGCGGGCCCGGAGCCGGGGCGGTGCACCGTCTCGGCGTGGGCAAGTACGACATCGGCGCCGGACCGGCCGCGCATCTGCGCGTCGACGACCCCGAGTTGCCGGACCGGGCCGCCAGTCTCTCCATCGCCATCGACGGCACCTGCACCGTCGCCCTTCATCTCGGGAAGGACGACGAGGTCCGTTTCGACGGTGAGGCGTTCGAGGGAGGTGAGTGGACCCTCGGAGGCCAACTCGCTCTGGGCAACACACTGTTGGAGATCTTCGGCTACACGCCGCCCAACGCCGCCCTCACCTGGTCCGACGACGGTGCGGGACTCGACTACAACCGGCCGCCGCGGCTGCGCCCCGCCGACCGTCAGACCCACTTCTCCCTGCCCAACCCACCCGGCGACTACGAGGCCCGTCCGCTGCCGTGGCTGATGGCGCTGCTGCCGATCGTCGGTGCCGTCGTCTCGGTGCTGATGTTCGGGCGCTGGTACTACCTGATCATGGCGCTGATGAGCCCGGTCATGCTGTTCGGCAACTACTTCATGGACAAGAAGCACGGCCGCAAGTCGCACGCGAAGCAGCTCAAGGAGTACAAGGAGCACAAGGCACGGATCGAGAAGGACGCGCAGGAGGCCCTGGTCACGGAGCGGTCGGACCGTCGCCAGGCCATCCCCGACCCGGCCGCCGTCCTGGCCTTCGGCACCGGCCCGCGCACCAGGCTCTGGGAGCGCCGGCGCACCGACGCGGACCATCTGCTGCTGCGCTTCGGCACCGGACGCGTGCCGTCCGAGGTCGAACTCGACGACCCCGAGCAGGACGAGCACAAGCGCAAGGTCCGCTGGTACCTCGAGGACGCCCCGGTCTCCCTTTCGCTGCGCGACCTCGGGGTCATCGGCATCGCGGGACCCGGTGACTCGGCCCACGCGCTGGGGCGTTGGGCGGTGGCGCAGACGGCGGTGCTGCACAGCCCGATGGACGTCCAGTTCTATGTCCTCACCGACAACTCCGCCGACTCCCGTTGGGACTGGGTCCGTTGGCTGCCGCACTCGCGGCCTGGCAACGGCCAGGACGTCAACATTCTGATCGGCATCGACTCCGAGACGGTGGCCGCCCGGGTGGGTGAACTGACTCAGATCCTCGACGCCCGGCAGAAGGCGCTCAAGCAGGGCGGCCGCAAGGACAACGGTCCGGCCTTCTCCGATCCGGACATCGTCGTCATCTGGGACGGCTCGCGCCGGCTGCGGTCCATGCCGGGGGTGGTCCGGCTGCTGCGCGAAGGCCCGGATGTCGCCATCCGGGCCGTCTGCCTGGACGAGGAGGAGCGGTTCCTGCCCGGCGAGTGCCAGGCTGTGGTCGTCGCCGAGCCCCGGCCGAGCGACACCGGGGCCTCCACGACGCCCGCAGCGCAGCAGGTCGTCGGCGGGTTCCCGTCCTTCCAGGCCTGGCACCCGGCCACCGGACAGGACGAGGAACAGGACCGGGCGGCACCGGAGTTGCGGCTGCGGGTCGAGCAGGCCGGAGCGCTGCGGAAGAAGAACGTGCGACCCGACTTCGTGTCGGCCGCCTGGTGCGCGCGGTTGTCCCGCGCCCTCTCGCCACTGCGGGACATCAGCGGCGAGACCGAGGACTCGGCGCTCCCTGCCGCCAGCCGACTTCTCGACGTCCTCCAGTTGGAGCCGCCCACCCGCGACGCGGTCGCCGCGCGCTGGCAGTTGGGTGGCCAGTCGACGATGGCGGTCATCGGGGAGTCGTACGACGGCCCGTTCGGCATCGACCTGCGCAGGGACGGGCCGCACGGTCTGATCGCCGGCACCACCGGTTCCGGCAAGTCGGAACTGTTGCAGACCATCGTGGCCGCCCTCGCGGTCGCGAACACCCCCGAGAACATGACGTTCGTCCTGGTCGACTACAAGGGCGGGTCGGCGTTCAAGGACTGCGTCAAACTGCCGCACACGGTCGGGATGGTGACCGACCTCGACGCCCATCTCGTCGAACGGGCGCTGGAGTCACTGGGCGCTGAGCTGAAGCGGCGCGAGCACATTCTCGCCGCCGCCGACGCCAAGGACATCGAGGACTATCAGGACCTGGTCAGACGGGATCCCTCGCGGCCCTCGGTGCCCCGACTCCTCATCGTCATCGACGAGTTCGCGTCGATGGTGCGCGACCTCCCGGACTTCGTCACGGGACTGGTGAACATCGCGCAGCGCGGCCGGTCCCTCGGCATCCACCTCCTGCTCGCCACTCAGCGGCCGAGCGGCGTCGTCTCCCCCGAGATCCGGGCCAATACCAACCTCCGGATCGCTCTGCGGGTGACCGACGCCGGTGAGTCGACGGACGTCATCGACGCGCCGGAGGCCGGGCACATCAGCAAGAGCACCCCCGGCCGGGCGTACGTCCGGCTCGGGCACGCCTCCCTCGTCCCGTTCCAGTCGGGCCGGGTGGGCGGTCGGCGGCCGGGCGCCGCCGACCCCGCGACGCTCGCCCCCTGGGCGGGTCCGCTCGACTGGCAGGACCTGGGCCGGGCAGCGCTGCGCAAGCCCAGATCGGAGAGGAGCGAGGACGACGAGATCACCGACCTGAAGGTGCTGGTGGACGCCGTACGGGAGGCCAACACCGCCCTCGGTATCCCGGCGCAGCACTCCCCGTGGCTGCCCGCGCTCGACGGCACCCTCCTGCTGGACGAGGTCCCGGCGGTCCGGGCCCAGGGCGCGCTGCCCGCCGCCCCCTTCGGCGTCGAGGACCTGCCGGCCGACCAGGCGCGCCGGGCCGTGGCCGTCGACTTCGCGACCTTCGGTCACCTCATCGTCGCCGGCGCCCCGCGCACCGGACGCTCGCAGGTGCTGCGCACCATCGCCGGTTCGCTGGCCCGTACCAACTCCAGTGCCGACGTGCACCTGTACGGCATCGACTGCGGCAACGGCGCGCTGAACGCGCTGACCCGGCTGCCGCACTGCGGGGCGGTCGTCAGCCGCAACCAGCTGGAGCGCGTCGAGCGGCTGGTCAACCGGCTCTCCGGCGAGGTGGGCCGCCGCCAGGAACTGCTCGCCGACAAGGGCTACGCCGACATCGGTGAGCAGCGCGCGGCCGTCGTCGAGGACGAGCGGCTGCCGCACATCGTGGTGCTCCTGGACCGTTGGGAGGGCTGGCTGCCCACCCTCGGCGAGCACAACCACGGTGATCTGACCGACCAGGTCATGGCGATGATGCGGGAGGGGGCGAGCGTCGGTGTCCATCTGGTGATCACCGGTGACCGGCAGATCCTGGCGGGTCGCATCTCGTCCCTCACCGAGGACAAGTACGGGCTGCGGCTCGCGGACCGTGCCGACTTCTCGATGCTGGACATCAACTCGCGCAAGGTTCCCGAGGAGATCCCGCCCGGCCGCGCCTTCCGCAACGAGTCCGCGGCCGAGACGCAGTTCGCGCTCCTCTCCGAGGACACCACAGGTCAGGGGCAGGCAGCCGCGCTGGACTCGATCGGTGTGGCGGCGGCGGCGAGGGACAGCGGAGTGCCGCGTGGCCGCAGGCCGTTCCGGGTCGATGTGCTGCCGAACCGGATCTCCTTCGACGACGCGTGGGCGATGCGCGATCCGGCGACGGCCGCCTCCCCGCTGTGGGCGCTGGTGGGCGTCGGAGGCGACGAACTCACGGCGTTCGGCCCCGACCTGGGGCAGGGGGTGCCGGCATTCGTGATCGGCGGCCCCGCCAAGTCGGGCCGCTCGACGACCCTGTTGAGCTTCGCCCGCTCGTACCTCGCCCAGGGGGTGCGCCTGATCGTCGCCGCCCCGCGCCAGTCGCCGGTGCGTGAACTCGACGGTGTGGACGGCGTGCTGAAGGTCTTCACCGGCCGGGACGTCGACGAGGACGAGCTGGAGGAGCTGATCGGCTCGGCCACCCCCGCGGAACCGATCGTCGTCCTGGTCGACGACGCAGAGGTGCTGGACGACTGCGACGCCGAGGACGTCTTCAAGCGGATCGTCGAGCGGGGCGCGGAGGAGGGTCTCGCGGTCGTCATCGCCGGGGACGAGGACGAGATCTGTGACGGCTTCTCCGGTTGGCAGGTCGACGCGAAGAAGGCCCGGCGCGGCATCCTGCTCTCCCCGCAGGAGTCCGGCTCGGGCGAGCTGATCGGCATCCGCACCAACCGCAGCATGGTCGGTGGCCCGATCAACCCGGGCAAGGGCATGCTGCACCTGGGCAGCGGCGAGCACATCACGGTCACGACACCGATGTAG
- a CDS encoding WXG100 family type VII secretion target: MAKGKDADLTYAEMEKVAGDLIKDMHELEDKIKGVEKRVSALVENGFSTQKASGAYDDSMKDFTKGATKTIQGLHGLSDFLKKAKEAYEQLDEQLASSAKS; this comes from the coding sequence ATGGCCAAGGGTAAAGACGCAGACCTTACTTATGCCGAGATGGAGAAGGTCGCCGGCGACCTGATCAAGGACATGCACGAGCTGGAAGACAAGATCAAGGGCGTGGAGAAGCGGGTCTCGGCCCTCGTCGAGAACGGCTTCAGCACCCAGAAGGCCTCCGGGGCGTACGACGACTCCATGAAGGACTTCACCAAGGGCGCGACCAAGACCATCCAGGGTCTGCACGGACTCTCGGACTTCCTGAAGAAGGCCAAGGAAGCGTACGAGCAGCTGGACGAGCAGCTGGCGAGCTCGGCCAAGAGCTGA
- a CDS encoding putative T7SS-secreted protein yields MTARPKDWSPLYDSDPVPGDPYEVAQLGKKLRGMADEIDKQARNIRALASVDGWDSDAGRAFHEIAGDTAGRLQKAYDRYDEAATAIGTKVVEGDGESAEYASELRRAQRLADKGLKEYREAETDYKAAGKVLDPLEGNVLTGDEAVKHSKQTKKRDDAADLMLKAEQKIMAAKHIRDDAARRAAKKIKNVIHHDGVHDPGGIMNWIADHADWFSAVATVLAVVALAAAIILTGGIAAAVIVGIAAAFSATALAGRLYDVFARGGKFDALKIGLDVLGVIPGFGALRGITAVAKGGRVLAAQRGVWTMFTNGFAVKRINDATRLASKMLAKRQIKFLPADGFNPELVTRYIKGFGLANLTVKSVNRLMDRMPEADNSSHQVSPPAGDARPTPTPNLKPKAPAESGTPSPTPRPSPSSASFRAALAPTG; encoded by the coding sequence GTGACAGCGCGTCCCAAGGACTGGTCGCCGTTGTACGACTCCGACCCGGTGCCCGGGGATCCGTACGAGGTGGCACAGCTCGGCAAGAAGCTGCGGGGCATGGCGGACGAGATCGACAAACAGGCCCGGAACATCCGGGCGTTGGCATCGGTCGACGGCTGGGACAGCGACGCGGGACGCGCCTTCCACGAGATCGCGGGGGACACCGCGGGCCGGTTGCAGAAGGCATACGACCGGTACGACGAGGCCGCGACGGCGATCGGCACCAAGGTTGTCGAGGGCGACGGCGAGTCGGCCGAGTACGCCAGCGAGCTGCGTCGAGCGCAGCGACTGGCGGACAAGGGCCTGAAGGAGTACCGGGAGGCGGAGACCGACTACAAGGCCGCGGGCAAGGTGCTCGACCCTCTTGAGGGGAACGTGCTGACCGGCGACGAAGCGGTCAAGCACAGTAAGCAGACGAAGAAGCGTGACGATGCGGCGGATCTGATGCTCAAGGCGGAGCAGAAGATCATGGCCGCCAAGCACATCCGCGACGACGCCGCACGCCGCGCGGCCAAAAAGATCAAGAACGTGATCCACCACGACGGGGTTCATGACCCCGGCGGAATCATGAACTGGATCGCGGATCATGCGGACTGGTTCTCCGCCGTTGCGACCGTCCTCGCGGTGGTGGCACTAGCGGCCGCGATCATCCTTACGGGTGGTATCGCGGCAGCGGTCATCGTCGGTATCGCGGCAGCTTTCAGCGCGACGGCTTTGGCCGGGCGGCTCTACGACGTCTTTGCGCGCGGCGGAAAGTTCGACGCTCTCAAGATCGGACTGGATGTTCTGGGCGTAATCCCAGGCTTCGGTGCTCTTCGAGGAATTACCGCAGTCGCCAAGGGTGGGCGCGTACTCGCCGCGCAGCGCGGTGTCTGGACCATGTTCACCAACGGGTTCGCCGTGAAGAGGATCAACGATGCCACCAGATTGGCATCCAAAATGCTTGCCAAGCGGCAGATAAAGTTCCTTCCCGCGGACGGATTCAACCCCGAACTCGTGACAAGGTACATCAAAGGTTTCGGCTTGGCGAACTTGACTGTTAAGTCGGTGAATCGGCTGATGGATAGAATGCCGGAGGCCGACAATTCCTCGCACCAGGTCTCGCCACCTGCCGGAGATGCTCGGCCCACCCCGACTCCGAACTTGAAACCGAAGGCACCCGCCGAATCCGGTACTCCGTCACCGACGCCGCGACCGAGCCCCTCATCAGCTTCGTTCCGTGCCGCTCTGGCGCCCACCGGATAA
- a CDS encoding CpaF family protein, translated as MTAVDHQLVKRFRQDAGDRISEQRRLDQAGGVTPMSNEDERQYARAVIAQILEGHARAEINAGRTPLDAETEEQYAAAVHAALFGVGRLQPLLDNPDVENIDINGCDQVFVGYADGREEKGDPVAETDEELIELIQVLGAYSGLSSRPFDTANPQLDLRLPDGSRLSAVMDVARRPALSIRRARMGKVFISDLVGNGTLSPEVAHFLACAVRARKNIMIAGATNAGKTTLLRALANEIPPHERLITVERALELGLDTFPELHPNVVAFEERLPNSEGQGTISMAELVRRSLRMNPSRVIVGEVLGDEIVTMLNAMSQGNDGSLSTIHANSSSEVFNRISTYALQATERLPIEASQMLIAGAVNFVVFVQRRNNFQSGGRLQRAVTSVREVNGVDGRVLSSEVFAEAHDGRIVPHAPLSCLDDLIAQGYRPTGTWG; from the coding sequence ATGACGGCGGTCGACCACCAACTGGTCAAGAGGTTCCGGCAGGACGCCGGTGACCGCATCTCCGAGCAGCGCAGGCTCGACCAGGCCGGCGGCGTCACGCCGATGTCCAACGAGGACGAACGGCAGTACGCCCGCGCGGTGATCGCGCAGATCCTGGAGGGCCACGCCCGCGCGGAGATCAACGCGGGCCGCACCCCGCTGGACGCCGAGACGGAGGAGCAGTACGCGGCTGCCGTGCACGCCGCCCTGTTCGGCGTCGGCCGGCTCCAGCCGCTGCTCGACAACCCGGACGTCGAGAACATCGACATCAACGGCTGCGACCAGGTCTTCGTCGGGTACGCCGACGGGCGTGAGGAGAAGGGCGATCCGGTCGCCGAGACCGACGAGGAACTGATCGAGCTGATCCAGGTGCTCGGCGCCTACTCGGGTCTGTCCTCGCGCCCCTTCGACACCGCCAACCCGCAGCTCGACCTGCGCCTGCCGGACGGCTCCCGGCTCTCGGCCGTGATGGACGTGGCCCGTCGCCCCGCGCTCTCCATCCGCCGCGCCCGGATGGGCAAGGTCTTCATCTCCGACCTCGTCGGCAACGGCACCCTCAGCCCCGAGGTCGCGCACTTCCTGGCCTGCGCGGTCCGCGCCCGCAAGAACATCATGATCGCGGGCGCCACCAACGCAGGCAAGACGACGCTGCTTCGGGCCCTCGCCAACGAGATCCCGCCGCACGAGCGCCTCATCACCGTGGAACGCGCCCTGGAACTGGGCCTCGACACCTTCCCCGAACTCCACCCGAACGTCGTGGCGTTCGAGGAGCGGCTGCCCAACTCCGAGGGCCAGGGCACCATTTCGATGGCCGAACTGGTCCGCCGTTCCCTGCGGATGAACCCCTCCCGGGTCATCGTCGGTGAGGTGCTCGGCGACGAGATCGTGACGATGCTCAACGCCATGTCGCAGGGCAACGACGGCTCGCTCTCCACGATCCACGCCAACAGCTCGAGCGAGGTCTTCAACCGCATCTCCACCTACGCGTTGCAGGCCACCGAACGGCTGCCCATCGAGGCCAGCCAGATGCTGATCGCGGGCGCCGTGAACTTCGTCGTCTTCGTCCAGCGGCGCAACAACTTCCAGAGCGGCGGCCGGCTCCAGCGCGCGGTGACCTCCGTGCGCGAGGTCAACGGCGTCGACGGCCGGGTGCTGTCGAGCGAGGTCTTCGCCGAGGCGCACGACGGCCGGATCGTCCCGCACGCGCCGCTGTCCTGCCTGGACGACCTGATCGCGCAGGGCTACCGGCCCACGGGAACGTGGGGGTGA